The window AATGCCGACATCATCGTTAAGGCCGTGATGATCGGCCTGGCGATTGCGTCGATCATTACCTGGACCATCTGGATCGCCAAGGGTTTCGAGCTGCTGGGCGCCAAGCGTCGTCTGCGCACCGAAATCGTTAACCTGAAGAAGGCTCGCACTCTGTCCGAGGCGAGCGAGACTGCCGCCAAAGAAGGCACCCTCGCCAATCTGCTGGTGCACGACGCGATGGAAGAAATGCGCTTGTCGGTCAACAGCCGCGAACGTGAAGGCATCAAGGAGCGCGTCAGCTTCCGTCTTGAGCGTCTGGTTGCCGCATGCGGCCGCAACATGAGCATGGGCACCGGCGTGCTGGCGACCATTGGTTCGACGGCGCCGTTTGTGGGCCTGTTCGGTACCGTATGGGGCATCATGAACAGCTTTATCGGCATCGCCAAAACCCAGACCACCAACCTCGCGGTTGTGGCGCCCGGTATCGCCGAGGCATTGCTGGCCACTGCATTGGGTCTGGTTGCGGCGATTCCTGCGGTCGTTATCTACAACGTCTTCGCGCGCTCCATCGCGGGCTACAAGGCACAGGTTTCCGACGCCTCGGCGCAGGTTCTGTTGCTGGTCAGCCGTGATCTGGATCACCAGCCGAACGAACGCTCCCATTCTGCGCACATGGTCAAGGTGGGCTAAACCTTGGGCATGCATCTGAAAGAAGGCGACGACGATCTCGCCGAAAACCACGAAATCAACGTCACGCCGTTCATCGACGTCATGTTGGTACTGCTGATCATCTTCATGGTGGCGGCGCCGTTGGCGACCGTCGACATCAAGGTTGATCTGCCCGCCTCCACCGCCAAGCCACAGCCTAGACCCGAGAAGCCGATCTTCCTCAGCGTCAAGGCTGACCAGAGCGTTTACCTGGGTGATGACAAGGTTGCCCGTGAGCAGCTGGGTCAGATCCTCGATGCCAGGACGAAAGGCAAGAAGGACACCACGATCTTCTTCCAGGCTGACAAAGGCGTCGATTATGGCGACCTGATGGAAGTCATGAATGCCCTGCGCGGTGCGGGTTATCTGAAAGTGGGTCTGGTCGGTCTCGAGACGGTTGGTAAGAAATGATCAGTACGCGCCAAAAACTGACTCGCTATAGCGGTAGTCTGTTGTTGGTGCTG of the Paucimonas lemoignei genome contains:
- the exbD_1 gene encoding biopolymer transport protein ExbD, translating into MHLKEGDDDLAENHEINVTPFIDVMLVLLIIFMVAAPLATVDIKVDLPASTAKPQPRPEKPIFLSVKADQSVYLGDDKVAREQLGQILDARTKGKKDTTIFFQADKGVDYGDLMEVMNALRGAGYLKVGLVGLETVGKK
- the exbB gene encoding MotA/TolQ/ExbB proton channel: MTRTTSSASPTQLPSLSRAWRGIAALLLSLMLAPVALADQTAPTTPAASPAPVTAPATTAAPTTETTAPVVQPGVAPVEGPAMVEEDNSLGMAHDLSPWGMYQNADIIVKAVMIGLAIASIITWTIWIAKGFELLGAKRRLRTEIVNLKKARTLSEASETAAKEGTLANLLVHDAMEEMRLSVNSREREGIKERVSFRLERLVAACGRNMSMGTGVLATIGSTAPFVGLFGTVWGIMNSFIGIAKTQTTNLAVVAPGIAEALLATALGLVAAIPAVVIYNVFARSIAGYKAQVSDASAQVLLLVSRDLDHQPNERSHSAHMVKVG